One part of the Thermococcus litoralis DSM 5473 genome encodes these proteins:
- a CDS encoding AbrB/MazE/SpoVT family DNA-binding domain-containing protein gives MTETIEPLAKFHAKLNVEGRITIPSPTRELLGLNQNDYVEVIVRKIEVDHANQKIYVLKQAYLISRIGVNGTLFLPKDLQREMTLQPKELVEVLLVGLHRFDELLSPKGKLLLTKSQSIGKWAFIEPNQPLPREPYISYYSYVFI, from the coding sequence ATGACAGAGACAATCGAGCCGCTAGCGAAGTTTCATGCAAAACTAAACGTAGAGGGGAGGATTACAATACCATCTCCTACGAGAGAACTATTAGGGCTCAACCAGAATGATTATGTGGAAGTAATAGTCAGAAAAATCGAGGTTGATCATGCAAATCAAAAAATCTATGTACTAAAACAAGCTTATTTGATCTCCAGAATAGGCGTAAACGGTACGTTGTTTCTGCCCAAGGATTTACAGCGAGAAATGACTCTACAACCGAAGGAGCTTGTAGAAGTTCTTTTGGTGGGCCTTCACAGGTTTGATGAATTACTTAGTCCGAAAGGCAAGCTACTTCTCACGAAGTCTCAAAGCATTGGCAAGTGGGCATTTATTGAGCCTAATCAACCTCTTCCTCGTGAACCGTATATATCATATTACTCATATGTTTTTATTTAG
- a CDS encoding winged helix-turn-helix domain-containing protein: MWSSYSWRDEKDKIRVQSLRKLVEVLEFCKQERMRGKDNFDLKEFLDDFTWYYPVSADAVAEHFGMSRRTAQDYLLTIKAIAGLLLEGVKEEEGEQSEDWEEDELDA, encoded by the coding sequence ATGTGGAGCAGCTATAGCTGGAGAGATGAAAAGGATAAGATTCGAGTGCAGTCCTTGAGAAAGCTTGTTGAAGTGCTTGAATTCTGTAAGCAGGAGCGTATGAGAGGCAAAGATAACTTTGACCTTAAGGAGTTTCTTGATGATTTTACGTGGTATTATCCTGTTTCAGCGGATGCTGTTGCAGAGCATTTTGGCATGAGCAGGAGGACTGCACAGGATTACTTGCTGACTATTAAAGCCATTGCGGGCCTTTTGCTTGAAGGTGTTAAAGAAGAGGAAGGGGAGCAGAGTGAGGATTGGGAGGAGGATGAGCTGGATGCATGA
- a CDS encoding tyrosine-type recombinase/integrase, giving the protein MLSVNFHTKVKAKQGRNSNNHEKKPRKLRNVQMFGWDKGLDYEKTYKLILNHMREATRDTTKAYDIILLTQLRNGSRLTESINFLNKIIETKPFKRQATIIVEKRKDKYERQMVLPEEISKAELMRASYVIKEANKWKVSTYCKRTYGFNTHALRYAFISYLSKKGVSPQIIAKITGHKSLEYIVYYTQQVQAEEVLKNLSR; this is encoded by the coding sequence ATGCTTAGCGTTAACTTTCATACGAAAGTTAAGGCAAAACAAGGGCGAAATTCTAACAATCATGAGAAAAAGCCACGAAAGTTAAGAAATGTCCAAATGTTTGGGTGGGATAAAGGCCTGGACTACGAGAAAACATACAAGTTGATCCTTAACCACATGAGGGAAGCCACTAGAGATACCACCAAAGCATATGACATAATATTATTGACTCAGCTCCGCAATGGATCCAGGCTCACTGAGTCAATCAACTTCCTAAACAAAATCATCGAGACTAAACCCTTCAAACGTCAAGCCACAATCATTGTAGAAAAAAGGAAGGATAAATACGAGCGCCAGATGGTTCTTCCTGAAGAAATTAGCAAGGCCGAGCTTATGAGGGCATCATATGTTATTAAAGAAGCAAACAAGTGGAAAGTAAGCACTTACTGTAAAAGAACATATGGCTTCAACACTCATGCACTGAGGTATGCGTTTATCTCCTATCTTTCTAAGAAAGGTGTTTCTCCTCAGATTATTGCTAAGATTACTGGCCATAAATCCCTCGAATATATTGTTTATTACACTCAGCAAGTTCAAGCTGAAGAAGTTCTGAAGAACCTATCAAGGTGA
- a CDS encoding type II toxin-antitoxin system HicA family toxin — MKARDIKKALEKKGFTKKEGKRHTKYTLYRNGKKTRVSVVFSRGRSKQELGEELIRRIMKQLHFDNDKNKFKDFVDCPMGKNDYIHYLISKGVLE; from the coding sequence ATGAAAGCCAGGGACATTAAAAAAGCTCTCGAGAAAAAAGGGTTTACCAAAAAAGAAGGGAAACGACACACCAAATACACTCTCTACCGGAATGGCAAAAAGACCAGAGTATCTGTTGTTTTTAGCAGAGGCCGAAGTAAACAAGAGCTCGGAGAAGAACTAATTAGAAGAATCATGAAACAACTTCACTTCGACAATGATAAAAACAAATTCAAGGACTTTGTAGATTGCCCAATGGGCAAAAACGATTATATCCACTATCTGATAAGTAAAGGAGTACTAGAATGA
- a CDS encoding ATP-binding protein yields MGYLGVEIYIGKNTEREKRYIDLKETEANHITFLGPSGSGKTTVERALAEEIYEKVPGALVIVIEQKYDKNKVKDLNDFIKALAKIKGKEFVKENFYEIIQYLSMVANDGIKYGKMGDFAFGWPNYPFSIISVSERDRHSILSWHGLKPKRFPVKRIVFRPVRDIEAIEKDNNCKVVDGKIRYKDVDFSFIEKLAQINRNTLYGRIIKQAWDLEKRRDPKLLEQFAEEWQTKYRPNSNGPSTTYLSILEVANLLKQDVIFTKHKDFTSELSTDVINVIDFSANSELYPEEEAWIVKHLVNFVVKKYVRFRNTPVFVIFDEIQNILQYYDGKLAVEKLHREGRSNWVNIIAGTQYMYGLPAFLVYGAAHIGIVGRIASADDELLLSKVIKDFKRIKEPRAKTFKDYKNLKPQLKGRGWFSFDKMYTERIYFRPPQSL; encoded by the coding sequence GTGGGTTATTTGGGAGTAGAAATCTATATAGGTAAAAACACAGAAAGAGAGAAACGATACATCGACCTTAAGGAAACAGAGGCAAATCATATTACTTTCCTTGGACCTAGTGGTTCAGGAAAAACAACAGTCGAGAGGGCCCTTGCAGAGGAGATTTATGAAAAAGTACCTGGAGCATTGGTAATAGTAATTGAGCAAAAATACGATAAGAACAAGGTAAAAGATCTAAACGATTTCATAAAAGCATTAGCAAAAATCAAAGGAAAAGAATTTGTAAAAGAGAACTTCTATGAAATAATCCAATATCTTTCAATGGTAGCTAACGATGGGATTAAATATGGAAAAATGGGCGATTTTGCCTTTGGATGGCCCAACTATCCATTCTCAATAATATCGGTCTCAGAACGTGATCGCCACAGCATTCTGAGCTGGCACGGGTTGAAACCAAAAAGATTTCCTGTTAAAAGAATAGTGTTCAGACCAGTTAGAGACATTGAAGCAATAGAAAAAGACAATAACTGCAAGGTTGTAGATGGGAAAATAAGATACAAAGATGTTGATTTCTCATTCATTGAAAAACTGGCCCAAATAAACAGAAACACACTCTATGGAAGAATTATCAAGCAAGCATGGGATCTGGAAAAGAGAAGGGATCCAAAACTCTTGGAACAGTTTGCGGAGGAGTGGCAAACAAAATACAGGCCAAACTCAAATGGTCCAAGTACCACATATCTCTCAATCTTGGAAGTGGCAAACCTTCTCAAACAAGATGTTATTTTCACCAAACATAAAGATTTCACCTCAGAGCTCTCAACAGATGTTATTAACGTCATTGATTTCTCAGCAAATAGTGAATTATATCCTGAGGAAGAGGCATGGATAGTTAAACATCTTGTGAACTTTGTTGTCAAGAAATATGTTCGCTTCAGGAATACTCCAGTTTTTGTCATTTTTGATGAAATTCAAAACATACTCCAATACTATGATGGCAAATTAGCCGTTGAGAAACTACACAGAGAAGGCAGAAGCAATTGGGTAAACATCATTGCAGGCACTCAATACATGTACGGTTTACCAGCATTCTTAGTCTATGGAGCCGCTCATATTGGAATAGTCGGGAGGATAGCGAGTGCAGATGATGAACTACTTTTGAGTAAGGTCATCAAAGACTTCAAAAGGATAAAAGAGCCTAGAGCTAAGACATTTAAAGATTACAAGAATCTTAAACCCCAATTAAAGGGTCGTGGTTGGTTTTCTTTTGATAAAATGTACACGGAGCGGATTTACTTCCGCCCACCACAAAGCTTGTGA